taattattgttATAAATGCATCATTAGGTAAGATTTTTCTAATtgtgagaaagaaatattcgaCTCGTTCGAAAGATGGCTGGATTCGGTTCGACCTCCTTCCGACCGATCAATACTAACGTGTACTACTGCTAaaggaaagaagtgaaaaagagaGGCGGCAAATAGAAAGAGGAGTCACcgaaaaacgatgaaattgTTTGCTGGATCTATGAACCATTGACTTCCCGGTAGTTCATCagaatttttgggaaatataaggaatggaaaatataggtaaatgaaatataaaaaacacatgaaatggaaaagatgGAAGAGACAGGCAGAATGAGTGAAtggaatattttgttttttgagatctctacttcttttttttagatctatCTGCCGTATTTTCTGTGAATTTCGACAACTTTCTGTAGTGAATCAGGTGGGGATCACGTACTCATGCCGGTCATAAAATCCGCGAAGTTCCAAATCATCTCGCCAGCGAGGTGATGATCTTTGCGTAGAGCGTCGAACGCGTGATGTGTTCGTACAATGAGATCATTCTGATATTGCTCCGAAAAGTCTACCGACGGTTCCTGAAACGTAAACAAGAATTAAGACTGAGTACTTCAAAGAAATTAGAGAATTTTATAgcacaatcttttttttcgtttcagccTAAGTTTAGACTGTTGAGAGAATAATTCCCAGCTAGGATTCAAAGAGCTCGCAATCGATATGCCTAAGACTCGAACGTTCAAATTAtttaaaaggacaaaaaatggCTGACCGACCAAATCggtaaaattaattattccGAAAATCGAGAAGTTCGATCTCTCAAATACTTGTATAActcaaaaagttgaaaatttgattATTCCAATATttggaaacaacaacaaatccGGATACCACCAATGTATTCGTTTGAGTACCaaagtaaaagtgaaaaaataattttaatttcaggatttcttttgctgcatagaaaaattatttaggGCACTGTTAGTTTTTACCGCCACGACTTCCTGCCTCCCACATGATCCCCGATAGAAATCCACTAATCAGTACCGACTTTTATCATCACCTGATTCAATCCCGGCAAACTATCCGCTCCGTACTCGGTTACCATTATTGGTCGTTTATACCTCTCCGACCATTGCGCGATGTCCCAATAGACGCTTTGATTGATCCAGTCCAGTTGGCCCATATCGATGTACCAGCCGTAATAGCGGTTCACACTGATTACATCGAGTAGATCCGCCTGTAATCACCGCGCAATATTGATCGATAAGGAACTTTTCGTCCATCGTTCAGCGCTTACCGTTTGATCGTTGTCAAAGTTTGTAGGGCCGTAAACAATAGTTACTGGACGAGTTTTATCAAGTGCATGGGCGTAATCGACGAGATTCCTGAAGTGGAAATAGTGGTAGTGCCATTTTTAGGATTAGGAAAAGCGGTCGCTAATAGCGCAGCAATACCTCCGCGAACAAAATTTGCGGATCTACATGAAAAATTGGAGTTTTTGAGATGTTGCAAGTCGCCAGGAGGGCCAGACAGTGCCAGCGAAAAAACAGAGAGCACTGCgagatttttttcgacaagAAGTCGCagctaaaggcagcataccatgaatctgatgaggaaaaaactagagatggggttgtggaTTGCGGTATACGGGGTAATTCCGCTCATTACCAACTAACCGTCGCAAAGACGGCACCTTCCACACccattttttttgcgacgagacgatttcagttgcaacgcgccactcttggcacgcgtcgcatccacgtgcgagcggtcgacgATCAATGATATATTCTCACCAATCTATTCAAGTGAGAAAATTGAATAGGCTGCTTAGCAGGCtgaaacgtgtacatagaagcgcgttctaacgtaggGGACTAAAGCGGTTCACATGCCTTTTTGTCACGACGTCTGGGGAgtgatgaacggaaccactcCGGATCCTATCTATAGCTTTTCCCGCAGATTCCCTCACCATGTCAGATGCGTggtttgctgcctttaaaagcattgtcccacgaatttgggatggtacgagtttcaggcgggttatgcctatacggggtcgtaggttgCGGTGAAGACGGTcactccgtccatttttccctgtatcagtgtaaccccggaacgctgtttcttaggACGTCCTTTATTgcagcgcaccacccttgcgccctTCCCCTCCCCCGCcctctgcgattcgtccaaaTGAGTTTTTGACTAATTGCAGGCGGGAAGAAGGGTGGCGCATTGCTAAAGAAGCCGTCATAGGGAACAACATTCCGGGGTCGTCTGTTtgcactgatacagggagaaatggacggattcacgcTCTTCCCCACTATCTACGAGTCCGTAGAGGCATAACCCGCCTGAAAACGGCACctccctagattcgtgggtgatgccttcaagcggCATGAAGGCGGGAACTTTTCTCGCGGACTTgtggtgaaaaagaaacaaacttgAAATAGGCCCTGGATTCCTTTTTCTCAGTTCTTGGTTCGTTTGCCAAGCTCCACATTATCGCCGATGGATGAGATTTGTCCCGCTCGATTAGCTCCtccaacattttcaaatgcaACAGATTATTTTCCTTCGAGAAACCTCTGAAAAAATACTAGTTGATATTTTTGACACAATAGGAAGATATTCATCGTTTCAGGAACTTCCCACTTCAGACCCACAGCCGGTGTCTCCACAACAACAGCGATTCCACGACGATCGCTTTCAGCCATTCGTTCTTCCGCATACGGGTAATGTGTGGTGCGATAACAATTACCGCCCATCCATTCGAGTAGGTTCAGATCTTTTGTCATCACTACTGGGTTGTAACCACGCCCGTGGATCTAAAGCTACGCTGTGATTGGTGCGGTCAGTCCAATGACGTGCAGCGCCAGCGACTGACCTCAAAATCTTCGTGCATGCCGAATCCGAGACAGTAGAACGGTTTCTCGTTGATGAGAATTTGTGTCTTTGTCCAGTCCACGGTGCGAAAGCCAAACTTCTGTCGATAGACGTCTAAGCGCAATTGCTCTAATGGAACAATCAGTTCTACCTAGAAAAAGGGAAATGTCGagatatgaaaaaatatcTGAACTAGGATTCCATGCTTAGAATGCTCCTATTTTGCTTCCCAATTCCAGAATTCGACTAAACATTTACACTGGAATTTAATagataatgaagaaaattaaacgtGAAATTTACGTTAAGCTGTTATGCTTTTATTCGCATTTAAAACAGTGATTAATAAGGTTATCATGCCTTCATAATTATTTTGTGTGCCACATTCGCAAACAGCGGCCGTGGTGCGGAGCTCGAACCCACGACACCCAGATTAAGATTCTGGTGCTCTACCGACTGTGCTAACCCGACGACACATACGAACGCTTAAagcgcatcaccccacgaatctgaggtggtgcagatttcaggtggagtattcttataagggatagtagattatggagaggggtgtgattccttcctaattgccgtaaaaaacggcccggaagatgcggcgcccgCACAGggccggcgcgctccagtcgaactccctgtagaaaatagcgcgccagaacgcccgaagccgtatcttccgggccgttttttacggcaattaggaaggtgATTACTTAGGTATGTAAACATTCTTTaaatggaatttaaaaaatagttttctttattCGTCGTGGCTTTTTCGCtcctttgttttgttgttatttttctcattttcttaggctaactatttttcttcctgttcttCCACTTCACAAGATCTTAATAGGTTGGTTTTactatttttccttctccCTCTCTATCGCTCTCCCTCTCTCTGCTTCTCTGCATCATCGATGGCGATGAGTCTTCAAAATACCTACCTCCAATGTGTACAATTCTGGAGAACCCATTCCCCTTGGCCACCATGGTCTCACAACCGACAGTGCACCTTTCTGTTCGAGACCTCTTGCAGAGTAGACCTGAATTTGGCCGTCGCACAATCTCTTCGTTCTTTTGATGTTAAGCCACTTACCATAGTCCCGTCAGGATCGTACATCCGTACAAAAACATCCTCATCTGATCGATTTTGACTTAGTACGACTTCGTAGGAGAATGATCCTGAAGATACATTGGAATTACGGTAAGGAAGACGAGAAGTATGAATAGGAAAAGGAAGATACAGGTTTGACGTATAAAAATGTAAGCTGGCCAACAggcaaaagcagaaaaaaaagaaaagagaagcaaGCAGTTTTGGGAATAACGATGTTCCCTCAACAGAGCATTGTGCGGGTCCTAAGCAGAAAAGAAGCGGTTTTTACGAACTGATTGGAGGAAAGTGTATAAAGGCTATATTTCTTTTACTCCATTTAAACACCTCTTTTCAGAAAAGTAGCAATGAATTCGATAAACTCGAAAACTACCCCATAAATCGAACGAGGAAACGTTGAAAAGTTACGCGGGACAGAGAAGTGACGAGAGCAGCAGGTtcgtccttttcttttctattctttttcctcttcttcctctctACCGCTGTCCAACTGCACTATCCCGGCTCACTATCACGAGTCATTTCTCTGATCTCCAACAATATCAATAGCATCAAAGATTCCGTAACAGTTCCTTTCCACCTGTTTTTCCCTCCTCATTTTCTTTATAATTCTCCCCTCTTAAAACGCCAGTTTTTTTCGGCGagatttttttatgttgtCCTCCAGTAAAGGTtggttttcctccttttttcctgcCAATTTCGGATCTCATATTCTTGATGAAAAGGTGCTTTGAGTGCTCATTCAAAATTGTGGGACATCTCTtgtatagttttcttttttcaaacaaggAATCGCTGATTGacgaattctctttttctttcttttcgtattcatttcttcctcaaaaaCAGGGCTCACGCAAATCTCCGATCTGTAGCGAATGAAGGAATGTTTCTGAGTTAACGTAGTtagagatgaaagaaaaagaacatacAGTAGGAAAATAGAGatacaaagagaaaatttggGGATTCCCTAGTGTATAATCATTGACAATCAATGGTGAATACAGCATTTTGTAGATCTGCAGTCACCGCTACTTGTGTTTGCCTCgtcgaccgcgacgcgtccgcagCAACTCATGCATTTCCGCCACCTGTCACACAGCTTCTACCATGCTCTGGTGGAACGCAACTCGCGGTCTTCCAAGCAAACACAAGTATCGGCACCTGGAAGTGCTAATAAGAAGCCTACGGAACTAACCCAAATGTTccgcgaggatccttacatcAACAATGTGACTTTGTGGCAGCTTCAGCAGATGCACTGATCTCAGGATACCCGCAtaattgaagaaatcaaagtttCCTATGTTCTTGAATGCGCCTTCCGGTGTTCGAGAAATCTAAAACGCCCGCAAATCAatactattgattttttccctaATAAGACCTAAACTCCAATCAAACAGTGTTAGAGAACATAGTTTCGCCTTTATTTAAATGTCCTCCAGAGATTTGTGGTAGTTGCCCTGACACTCACATTTCTACCACTAATATTCCGGGTACTATCGCGCATATAATTAAAGTCTCCTTGTGGGATAGTTGCCCATGAGAGAGTGTTATTCACGGCTACCGTAATCTGAAACGAACGAGTGTGAGTAGTTGCGTTATGAGAAGCGACcataaatccacttttttaccaggaaataaaaaaattcagctGTACTAAATTGATTTTCACTCGAATGTTActaatattcgaatattcgaactcTTTCCAACCATTATTTTATCTCCTCTTTGTTCCTCTCCAAAACTGGAAGTCTCACCTTATTCTCCCTACCAACCAACGCTAAGTGAGTCACTTCGAATTCGAACGGCAAATGTCCGCCGACATGAGATCCCACCTCTTTCGAGTTAAAGTACTAAAGAAGCACATTGCCTTAGTTATTGATCCTTTATCGATTTTATCTCCGAATAATCAATAGTCACACACCACTTTTGCGTAGTAATTAACGCTTCCAAATCGTAAAGCTATTCGTTGCCCGATATCGCGTTCAGGGATGATCACCGAAGTCTGGTACCACACCCATCCGACATGATCGCGCAGTTCTGCGTCTGCGGACAGGTCGTTGAAGGCGGCTGGCACTGGCATTACTGTAGCGTTCTGTAATACTATAAAAAAGCGACAACACTGTGGCAGATATTAAGGACATTGTGTAGGATTTGTATCGAATCTAACCAAATTAACTTAAAATTTAACTAATTCAGCTAACCTAAACTaattatcaaaatcaaaagtaaacaaacaaataaacaacttaCTAAAAACTTCGTCAAGTCCAGAGCATACCATGCAGCCTTTAAGCCAACATCATCACTATTACTTCGTTCCCTAACGAAAGTCCACAACCCGTCTAAGAGGTCGGCCGAACGCAGctcatttttctgaagatgCATAAAAatacgatttctttttcttgcggATGGTAAATTCTGTGTTATATATTGCTTGATATGTGAAATTTTAGGTGACAAAATTCTCACTCAGTTCAACCTTTGTATTGTACTGCGGTACTGTATGtccagttccttttttttttttaagaaaaagtgagTTCTCATTTGAACTCACTGTGTCAAGAAAGGGCAAAATTACTAATATAACTGATACCAACTTTTATGGATCATGCACAATCCACAGATATCGATCAAGCGGGATAGAAAACGATCAGCTCACCAGAAGATTCAAAGTGAAACGCACGACTGGAAGGCATTCGATATTTATAGATGTGTTCGGCCGAGCGCTCGCGCTGCGTCTGCCGCAACGCACGCTCCTCTGTCGCTCGACACTCACACTCCGTTTTCTTCTCCCACTAACCCGACGGAAGTCGCATCGCTCCAGGTCGAACACGTGCGAccatggaatttctttttgaggaATTGGAGGAAATGAAAGCGAAAGGAGACCGATGTTTATAAGGTAACAccgattttaaagaaaagaagaaaagggaagaagaaaggaagaaaattccgcaTACGGAACTGAATGAATTCGAAAGCATGCTgtttttgcagtaaaaaaaagttgttcgcGGATAAAAAAGTACCCCATCTATATGAAGTATTTTAATAAAAACCGTACTGACTACAGAAAAACGGCATCCATTCACTGCTTCTTCCCTTGTccccatcttttttcttttccttatttttgatTCCCACTTTCCAATCAAGGACTCAACTTTTCCTGGCTTTCTCCTATCCGTTTTTTCGGGTCTGTTacatttgcttatttattccCCGGGGAAACGATTGAAATTTGCTCAAAAAATTCCCGTGAAGACCATGTAAACTGTCCATGACCCacataaaacaacaacaacaacagcacaAACTGACTGAGGGTTGTTTTCCAGCATAAAAGCAAACAACTTGACCTACTGCCCCGTCTATTCAATGGAAATTGACGTCATATAAAATGCAGTGCCGGCATTTGCAACTGCAAATGCGAAACCTACCTGGACACCCAAGATAGCTGCACAGAGAGGGGCCAGACCAATGAGCACTACGGTTTTGATGGTCATCCTGGAAatttatgatatttttttgaagatgggATGACTTTGAAGGGCGAAAAGTAAGCTCGCATCAAGGAGGATAAAAGGGAGAGCAGTGAAACTTAGGCGAAGAGCAATTcaaatgaattgaaatgaaatgaaatgaaatgctaGAGATGCTATCCTATTCCTAACTCACATATTTTATAAGGCAGAAAATGCAGTTATTgcaatactatttatttattgtaaacACCACTGCTAGCTAATTTTAATTCAtaaaatagtaacaaaataaattgtcTATATTTCGAAATCTCcgaaatttctcaaagtatGATATTTTTGGAAGCAGTCACCTATATGGATTCGAACTTTCTCAGGACAAGTATCACGAAACTCGCTGGTCTCACTTCGGTCTCCCTTTTCCAGTCTGTTCGAACATACGAcacagtttcttttctttcctttccgtaCTAcgtgaactaaaaaaaagaagtaagaaagtaaaaatgcgGCCCAGAAAGCCTGAGGAATtagcgaatttttttaaaatctggaaatgctgaaataagcTAAGCAAGTGTGTCGCCGCTACAGCGACAGTATATTTAAAGTATATATTTTCAATGTCGCCCGTACGGCGACAACGGAATGCAAAGGGTTAAGTTTCCTTTACGAAACCATGGATTATAGAAGGTAGGGGACAGAAGAGGGACCGGAGCACACTTTCGGTGGAGCACGTGTCGACGCACGTCAGCGGAGGTAAAATGAGGTCCACCTGAGAGATCAACTATCAACAACAACGAACGAAAAGTGCTGAGGTCAGTTGAATACTTCCCGAACATGGGATTTTCTTGCTCTGGTTGCTAAGGCGATGTCTGCACACATCGTCTCAGAGTAAACAGGTAAAGCGAGTTTAAGTGACACAAGGTTCAAGTTGTggacttttttgttcttttttgtgttatttttgcGCCGTCGTTCTTTGATTGACAAGagaaaatacttttaaaaaaactgtatgACTGAAGTATGTAAGGAGATGACTAGATGGGTATAGGAGAACGGGGGAAGAACTTCAGCTAGAGCTATTTTTATGTGCTCTTTAGACGTTTGAGATGAATTGAAGTCTCGTTTAGATCCAGAATCTCTTTCTGTTCGGAAAAACCTATTGCTATCATAATCGGTGAATTTTGAGAGCTCTTGCTCAACAGTCCTGAGCTCTGGAAACCTTAATATTTCGCGGTACGTTAGaagtaattaaattaatataattctGAATATAATTTGCCAACATGCTTCTTTGTATGACTTAAGTCGAATGAGATTTCGGAAGTTTAACGGGGAAATTTTCGGATTATTTCTTTAACAACGTTAGCGATGTATGTTGAGGAAAATCGCATATTCAATTCCTATTctgttattattttgaataCCAAAGGTTTGAAATATTAATAGctggatttgattttttcgcaGTTCCTCTTCTATGCCTTCCTTCACCGTCCACCTTCATTATAGACATGCTAAATTTATAAGCAtgacaaaatatgaaaaacttAATGAGTAAACAAATATGCATGATATGAGTGAATTAAGCAGCGGCTGCAAATGGACATCATTACATTATGCGGTGTCCTATCACTCTTATGTGTTCTGTTTGGGACGACCACTAGCCGAAAGCTTTTGTCGACCCTACATGATGCCTGAAGTGAAAACATGTTCGCGCCTGGCATTTTTCTCTTGCCTTCAACGAAACTGAGAAATCGTGGGAAAGATCCCCATCATCCCAAGATTACACCTCTTGGAGATTTTCAGTTGAAACGCCCTTCATCTGAGATGCTGGGAAATGTGTGCAAATGTGGCATTAGACATACTGAcgtataaaaaaacaaattaaaatccCGTTCTCGTTCGTACAAGAACTTTTCCGCGATCTTCACTA
The Necator americanus strain Aroian chromosome I, whole genome shotgun sequence genome window above contains:
- a CDS encoding hypothetical protein (NECATOR_CHRI.G1688.T1), producing the protein MQLWRTAAFSQNAWNGNRDMVMLEAYNRVFNERVHFAGTGRGIRMTIKTVVLIGLAPLCAAILGVQKNELRSADLLDGLWTFVRERSNSDDVGLKAAWYALDLTKFLNATVMPVPAAFNDLSADAELRDHVGWVWYQTSVIIPERDIGQRIALRFGSVNYYAKVYFNSKEVGSHVGGHLPFEFEVTHLALVGRENKITVAVNNTLSWATIPQGDFNYMRDSTRNISGRNISRTPEGAFKNIGNFDFFNYAGILRSVHLLKLPQSHIVDVRILAEHLGSFSYEVVLSQNRSDEDVFVRMYDPDGTMVYSARGLEQKGALSVVRPWWPRGMGSPELYTLEVELIVPLEQLRLDVYRQKFGFRTVDWTKTQILINEKPFYCLGFGMHEDFEIHGRGYNPVVMTKDLNLLEWMGGNCYRTTHYPYAEERMAESDRRGIAVVVETPAVGLKGFSKENNLLHLKMLEELIERDKSHPSAIMWSLANEPRTEKKESRAYFKNLVDYAHALDKTRPVTIVYGPTNFDNDQTADLLDVISVNRYYGWYIDMGQLDWINQSVYWDIAQWSERYKRPIMVTEYGADSLPGLNQEPSVDFSEQYQNDLIVRTHHAFDALRKDHHLAGEMIWNFADFMTGMTTTRAVGNHKGVFTRSRQAKMAAYTLRTRYLSLFNQTNLELWK
- a CDS encoding hypothetical protein (NECATOR_CHRI.G1688.T2); this encodes MTIKTVVLIGLAPLCAAILGVQKNELRSADLLDGLWTFVRERSNSDDVGLKAAWYALDLTKFLNATVMPVPAAFNDLSADAELRDHVGWVWYQTSVIIPERDIGQRIALRFGSVNYYAKVYFNSKEVGSHVGGHLPFEFEVTHLALVGRENKITVAVNNTLSWATIPQGDFNYMRDSTRNISGRNISRTPEGAFKNIGNFDFFNYAGILRSVHLLKLPQSHIVDVRILAEHLGSFSYEVVLSQNRSDEDVFVRMYDPDGTMVYSARGLEQKGALSVVRPWWPRGMGSPELYTLEVELIVPLEQLRLDVYRQKFGFRTVDWTKTQILINEKPFYCLGFGMHEDFEIHGRGYNPVVMTKDLNLLEWMGGNCYRTTHYPYAEERMAESDRRGIAVVVETPAVGLKGFSKENNLLHLKMLEELIERDKSHPSAIMWSLANEPRTEKKESRAYFKNLVDYAHALDKTRPVTIVYGPTNFDNDQTADLLDVISVNRYYGWYIDMGQLDWINQSVYWDIAQWSERYKRPIMVTEYGADSLPGLNQEPSVDFSEQYQNDLIVRTHHAFDALRKDHHLAGEMIWNFADFMTGMTTTRAVGNHKGVFTRSRQAKMAAYTLRTRYLSLFNQTNLELWK